A section of the Humulus lupulus chromosome 2, drHumLupu1.1, whole genome shotgun sequence genome encodes:
- the LOC133815594 gene encoding peroxidase 40, with protein MGMDCNKLVVKVLLMLKLFMILFSKAKSDSGGYGDESGGGAVIIFGFGVYKDACPEAEDIIFSLVQRAVMEDSRMAASLLRLHFHDCFVNGCDGSVLLDDTTNNFVGEKTAAPNRNSLRGFEVIDAIKSELESFCPGTVSCADILAVAARDSVVLSGGPNWEVQMGRKDSLSASKAAANNNIPGPNSTVPLLLSKFQNVGLDLKDMVALSGAHTMGKARCSSFSARLQDTRDPNNPLGSPAFIQSLQQLCSGFGNGGSSSSSVLAQLDLVTPATFDNQYYVNLISGEGLLPSDQVLVTGDDRTRQLVETYAQDTFAFFDDFQNSMLRMGALGVKTGSGGEIRKNCRTIN; from the exons ATGGGAATGGATTGTAACAAGCTTGTTGTTAAGGTTTTACTCATGTTGAAACTTTTTATGATATTATTCTCGAAAGCAAAGAGTGATAGTGGTGGATATGGTGATGAAAGTGGTGGTGGAGCTGTGATAATATTTGGGTTTGGTGTGTACAAAGATGCTTGCCCAGAAGCTGAAGATATCATCTTTTCTTTGGTCCAAAGGGCAGTCATGGAGGACTCTAGAATGGCTGCTTCCCTACTTCGTCTCCACTTCCATGACTGCTTCGTTAAT GGTTGTGATGGTTCAGTGTTGTTAGATGACACAACAAACAACTTTGTGGGAGAGAAAACAGCAGCACCAAACCGCAACTCCTTAAGGGGTTTTGAAGTAATTGATGCTATCAAATCAGAGCTTGAATCCTTTTGCCCTGGAACCGTTTCTTGTGCCGACATTCTCGCAGTCGCCGCCAGGGATTCCGTCGTTCTG TCAGGTGGACCAAATTGGGAAGTCCAAATGGGAAGGAAAGACAGCTTGAGTGCTAGCAAAGCAGCAGCAAACAACAACATCCCAGGCCCAAACTCCACCGTACCATTACTTCTCTCAAAGTTTCAGAACGTAGGCCTTGATCTCAAGGACATGGTTGCTCTCTCTG GTGCACACACAATGGGAAAGGCGCGGTGCTCGTCGTTCAGTGCTCGGCTGCAAGACACCAGAGATCCAAACAATCCACTTGGATCCCCGGCCTTCATCCAATCGCTTCAACAGCTCTGCTCGGGGTTTGGAAATggcggcagcagcagcagcagcgttCTTGCCCAACTCGACCTTGTAACACCAGCAACTTTCGACAACCAGTACTATGTCAACCTCATCTCAGGAGAGGGATTGCTTCCCTCCGACCAGGTGCTCGTGACAGGAGATGATCGAACTCGTCAACTCGTCGAGACATATGCCCAAGACACGTTTGCCTTCTTCGACGACTTTCAGAATTCTATGCTCAGAATGGGGGCCCTAGGTGTGAAAACAGGGTCAGGTGGTGAGATTCGTAAGAATTGTCGAACAATTAACTGA